One Methanolobus sp. WCC4 DNA segment encodes these proteins:
- a CDS encoding acetate uptake transporter: MEGELVLKDMSAASPAAVGFYGLGFAATFAGLLNMGMFSDALMVIAMAITLGGIAEIIAGLQLWSKGDTFGASAFTIFGLWWIAFAYINLAPAGIFSAPMEAASATSMGFFTLVWGLIATTLTIATLKIGLKMLTVVFVVLDLTFFSLALVFFGMFPLAIAGAITLITGLVALYIATALVYDSVGLKLPL; this comes from the coding sequence ATGGAAGGAGAACTCGTACTTAAAGACATGTCAGCAGCAAGCCCAGCAGCAGTAGGTTTCTATGGTCTTGGTTTTGCAGCTACATTTGCAGGACTTTTAAACATGGGCATGTTCTCAGATGCCCTTATGGTAATCGCAATGGCAATAACACTTGGTGGAATTGCAGAAATAATTGCAGGTTTGCAGCTCTGGTCCAAAGGTGACACATTCGGTGCAAGCGCATTCACAATATTTGGTCTCTGGTGGATAGCATTCGCATACATCAACCTTGCTCCAGCAGGAATCTTCAGTGCACCAATGGAGGCAGCAAGCGCAACATCAATGGGATTCTTCACACTTGTATGGGGTCTCATCGCAACAACACTTACAATTGCTACACTCAAGATCGGTCTGAAGATGCTTACAGTCGTCTTCGTAGTGCTCGACCTCACATTCTTCAGTCTCGCACTGGTATTCTTCGGAATGTTCCCACTTGCAATTGCAGGAGCAATAACCCTGATCACAGGTCTTGTAGCACTGTACATTGCAACTGCACTGGTCTACGATTCAGTTGGCCTTAAATTGCCACTCTGA
- a CDS encoding mRNA surveillance protein pelota, translating into MRVTKRNLRGREGEITLVPETLDDLWHLKYIIEKGDLVFALTKRKADSASDKLRPEKAEKKTVRLGVRIEEMEFHKFSNRLRLHGLIEQGMDVGHYHTFNVEEGLDISIIKTWKKDQLERIDEAEKSSKRPKVVIVAIEEGDADIGLVRHYGIETYSHINQSSGKGEGTLRETFFEEILGQLIHAASESESIVIAGPGFTKDDFVKYLRSKEPDLASRMITEDTSSVGMSGFQEVLRRGAVDRIMEESRIARESRLMDDLLKEISTDGKVAYGLEEVKIALDYGSIDTLLVADELLRVEREKGSIDSFLRNVENNQGKIVVFSTIFEPGQKLLALGGIAALLRFKI; encoded by the coding sequence ATGAGGGTCACAAAAAGGAATCTGAGAGGCAGAGAAGGTGAGATCACATTAGTGCCGGAAACACTTGATGACCTGTGGCACCTGAAATATATCATAGAGAAGGGTGACCTTGTATTCGCCCTGACAAAAAGAAAGGCGGATTCTGCGTCAGATAAGCTCCGTCCTGAGAAGGCCGAGAAGAAGACCGTGAGGCTCGGTGTCAGGATAGAGGAGATGGAATTCCATAAATTCTCCAATCGTCTGAGATTGCATGGGCTCATAGAACAGGGAATGGATGTCGGTCATTATCATACCTTCAACGTAGAGGAAGGACTTGACATCTCTATAATCAAGACCTGGAAGAAGGACCAGCTTGAGCGTATCGACGAGGCTGAGAAAAGTTCTAAGCGTCCGAAGGTAGTTATAGTTGCCATAGAAGAAGGGGATGCGGATATAGGTCTTGTGCGTCATTATGGTATTGAGACATATTCCCATATCAACCAGTCCTCAGGAAAAGGTGAGGGCACACTCAGGGAGACATTCTTCGAGGAGATACTGGGACAGCTCATTCATGCAGCATCCGAATCAGAATCAATTGTTATTGCAGGTCCGGGATTCACAAAGGATGACTTTGTTAAGTATCTCCGATCAAAAGAGCCTGACCTTGCCTCAAGGATGATCACTGAGGACACATCCTCTGTTGGCATGTCCGGTTTTCAGGAAGTTCTCAGACGCGGGGCAGTCGACCGCATCATGGAAGAGTCACGCATAGCCCGTGAATCCCGTTTGATGGACGACCTGCTCAAAGAGATATCTACGGATGGAAAGGTGGCTTATGGGCTGGAAGAGGTAAAGATCGCTCTGGATTATGGCTCGATAGACACTCTCCTTGTGGCGGACGAGTTGCTGAGGGTAGAACGAGAAAAGGGCAGCATCGACTCATTTTTACGAAATGTTGAGAACAATCAGGGAAAGATAGTTGTGTTCAGTACGATATTCGAGCCGGGACAGAAACTTCTTGCGCTGGGTGGCATTGCTGCACTTCTACGCTTCAAGATATGA
- the priS gene encoding DNA primase catalytic subunit PriS, which translates to MNESTRRYVVSAFQKYYATADIRLPPEFTSREWGFIEFTSGQDTFMKRHRAFGSEGELHDYLSGIGPAHAYYSVAYYEYPGAPKMKEKNWQKADLIFDIDSDHLPGDINSYADMLEKGKRETLKLLEFLIDDFGFNESQVHAVFSGGRGYHFHISEESVLSLGSAERREIVDYVSSKGLNLEKLFSKREISGDAGAENAKMAVFPSEDDGGWGGRINRYLISYLTKLATDDDAVKILTGFKGIGKTTAEKLVETFKDESRVNSLKKGRMDALGGIKKDILETIVKQGVEQMAACVDEPVTADIKRLIRLPGSLHGKSGMKVTALSIDELENFEPLNDAVVFGDKSVKIKVIKPFAVQMKGKDLFVEEGIQEVPEYAAIYLMCRGVAEYGSH; encoded by the coding sequence ATGAACGAGAGTACGCGACGATACGTGGTATCGGCATTCCAGAAATACTATGCCACAGCAGACATAAGGCTCCCACCGGAATTCACATCAAGGGAATGGGGATTCATCGAGTTTACCAGCGGTCAGGATACTTTCATGAAAAGACACCGTGCCTTCGGTTCCGAAGGTGAGCTCCATGATTACCTGAGCGGCATAGGTCCGGCACATGCATATTATTCTGTGGCATATTACGAGTATCCCGGTGCTCCCAAGATGAAAGAGAAGAACTGGCAGAAAGCTGACCTCATATTCGACATTGACTCCGACCACCTGCCGGGAGATATCAACTCCTATGCAGACATGCTTGAGAAAGGTAAGAGAGAGACATTGAAACTCCTTGAGTTCCTGATAGATGATTTCGGATTCAATGAAAGTCAGGTCCATGCGGTATTCTCAGGCGGAAGAGGATACCACTTCCATATCAGTGAGGAATCCGTGCTCTCACTTGGAAGTGCTGAGAGAAGGGAGATCGTTGACTACGTAAGCTCCAAGGGTCTGAATCTGGAAAAGCTATTCTCCAAAAGGGAGATATCAGGAGATGCCGGAGCAGAGAATGCAAAGATGGCAGTGTTCCCGTCCGAGGATGACGGTGGATGGGGAGGCAGGATAAACCGCTATCTTATATCATACCTGACAAAACTCGCCACAGATGATGATGCTGTGAAGATACTGACAGGATTCAAAGGAATAGGCAAGACCACTGCTGAGAAACTTGTAGAGACATTCAAAGATGAATCCAGGGTCAACAGCCTTAAAAAAGGCAGGATGGATGCACTTGGCGGCATAAAGAAGGACATACTGGAGACCATCGTCAAACAGGGCGTGGAACAGATGGCTGCATGTGTCGATGAACCCGTAACTGCCGATATCAAGCGTCTCATACGTCTGCCGGGTTCCCTCCATGGTAAATCCGGGATGAAGGTCACAGCCCTGTCAATAGATGAACTTGAGAACTTCGAACCGCTTAACGATGCGGTGGTCTTTGGTGACAAGTCGGTAAAAATAAAAGTGATAAAACCGTTTGCAGTTCAAATGAAAGGAAAGGACCTCTTTGTGGAGGAAGGCATACAGGAAGTACCGGAGTATGCCGCAATATATCTAATGTGCAGAGGTGTGGCAGAATATGGATCGCACTGA
- a CDS encoding TIGR00375 family protein, whose protein sequence is MLINADLHLHSRYSMACSNKMELPVMAEEAAKKGIDLVATGDCTHPEWLKAIKAAAVDDETIAIGKTDFLITTEVEDSSRVHHLLLLPSISKAEELAERLSKFGDLKVDGRPTVRLNGCEIAEIAKDVEALIGPCHAFTPWTALYAYHDSLESCYGDMTDYISFLELGLSADSNYADRIEELHRLTFLSNSDAHSPWANKLAREFNQINVPEVTFEGLKKAILRESGYGVKYNAGFYPQEGKYNESACIKCFTHYTLEQCLSKNWKCSNCGGVIKKGVKDRVNELADFDEPKHPDHRPPYIHLMPLSEIIMTAIGHASINTKGVQTPWNDLMKRYGNELNVLLNAETDDMKHLDSRIVNAIIAFREEKLIIRPGGGGQYGSIEIPENEKGEQDVKTRPQENNQSSLFDF, encoded by the coding sequence ATGCTGATCAATGCCGACCTACACCTGCATTCCAGATATTCGATGGCCTGTTCGAATAAGATGGAACTGCCAGTAATGGCAGAGGAAGCGGCAAAAAAAGGTATAGACCTGGTTGCTACCGGAGACTGTACCCATCCCGAATGGCTCAAAGCTATCAAAGCAGCAGCGGTCGATGATGAGACCATCGCCATCGGGAAAACTGATTTTTTAATTACGACTGAAGTAGAGGATAGCAGCCGCGTACATCACCTGCTGCTCTTACCATCCATATCCAAAGCTGAAGAGCTTGCGGAAAGACTGTCGAAGTTCGGGGATCTCAAAGTTGATGGCAGGCCTACTGTCAGACTGAACGGATGTGAGATCGCGGAGATAGCAAAGGATGTGGAAGCCCTTATCGGACCATGTCATGCCTTCACCCCCTGGACAGCACTCTATGCATACCACGATTCACTTGAGAGTTGCTATGGAGATATGACGGACTATATTTCATTTCTTGAACTGGGGCTTAGTGCAGACAGCAACTATGCAGATAGGATAGAGGAACTTCACAGGCTTACATTCCTCTCAAACTCCGACGCACACTCACCATGGGCAAACAAACTGGCAAGGGAGTTCAATCAGATCAATGTCCCTGAAGTGACCTTTGAAGGACTCAAAAAAGCCATCCTCAGGGAGAGCGGATACGGAGTGAAATACAATGCAGGATTCTATCCGCAGGAAGGAAAATACAACGAGTCCGCATGTATCAAATGTTTTACACACTACACTCTTGAACAATGCCTTTCAAAGAACTGGAAATGCAGCAACTGTGGAGGGGTCATCAAGAAGGGAGTAAAGGACAGGGTGAACGAGCTTGCCGACTTCGATGAACCGAAACACCCGGACCACAGACCTCCTTACATTCACCTGATGCCACTCTCTGAGATCATCATGACGGCCATAGGCCATGCCAGTATAAACACCAAAGGTGTGCAGACCCCATGGAATGACCTTATGAAAAGATACGGAAATGAACTGAACGTACTGCTCAATGCTGAGACCGACGACATGAAGCATCTTGACAGCCGCATTGTTAATGCGATAATCGCCTTCAGGGAAGAGAAACTCATCATTCGCCCCGGTGGTGGAGGCCAGTACGGAAGCATCGAGATCCCGGAAAATGAGAAGGGAGAACAGGATGTTAAAACCAGGCCCCAGGAAAACAACCAGAGTTCACTTTTCGACTTCTAA
- a CDS encoding RNA-protein complex protein Nop10: MGQKIYKCRKCDRYTLETVCKQCGSDTFRPQPARFSPKDPYGKYRRAARREGILCKR, from the coding sequence TTGGGACAGAAGATCTACAAGTGCAGGAAATGCGACAGATATACTCTGGAAACTGTCTGCAAACAATGTGGTTCGGATACATTTAGGCCACAGCCTGCAAGATTTTCCCCAAAGGACCCTTATGGGAAATATAGAAGAGCAGCAAGAAGGGAAGGTATTCTATGCAAGAGATAG
- the thpR gene encoding RNA 2',3'-cyclic phosphodiesterase produces MRAFIAVDLPQEFNDKVADVQSKFNDFKFKFVDPGIVHITVRFLGDVPDDKIPDISRALDSVKCEPFEAHVKGVGVFPKPKFTKVIWLGCEGNFDKLYESVTDSLSSFEFEPNLHRFSAHATLARVKYLPRKKKTEFLEILDELKDVDIGVMQVDAVKLKKSVLTPQGPLYETLHEVSLK; encoded by the coding sequence GTGAGAGCTTTTATTGCGGTGGATCTCCCTCAGGAGTTCAATGATAAGGTTGCCGATGTACAGTCAAAGTTCAATGATTTCAAATTCAAATTCGTAGATCCCGGTATAGTTCATATTACTGTGAGATTCCTGGGAGATGTCCCGGATGATAAGATACCTGATATATCCAGAGCCCTTGATTCTGTGAAGTGTGAACCTTTCGAGGCTCATGTCAAAGGAGTCGGTGTTTTTCCAAAACCTAAATTCACAAAGGTCATATGGCTGGGATGTGAAGGGAATTTCGATAAACTTTATGAGTCTGTGACAGATTCCCTGTCTTCTTTTGAGTTCGAGCCGAACCTTCACAGGTTCAGCGCGCATGCAACCCTTGCAAGGGTAAAATATCTCCCCCGGAAGAAAAAAACAGAGTTCCTTGAGATTCTTGATGAATTGAAGGATGTCGATATAGGGGTGATGCAGGTAGATGCTGTTAAACTTAAAAAAAGTGTTCTGACCCCACAGGGTCCTCTATATGAGACCCTTCACGAGGTCAGTTTGAAATAG
- a CDS encoding 30S ribosomal protein S27e → MNKPKSRFLRVKCNDCENEQVIFGSASRKVTCLVCGRTLAEPTGGKSSITTHILEVLE, encoded by the coding sequence ATGAACAAACCAAAGAGCAGATTCTTACGTGTAAAATGCAATGATTGTGAGAACGAGCAGGTAATTTTCGGCAGTGCAAGCCGCAAGGTAACATGCCTTGTATGCGGAAGGACACTCGCAGAACCTACCGGCGGAAAATCCTCAATTACAACACACATACTCGAAGTACTCGAGTAA
- a CDS encoding proteasome assembly chaperone family protein, translated as MQEIEVIRVKEDVQLNDPILIVGLPGVGHVGKLVAEHLVEELDAEKILEIYSHFFPPQVLVDENSEIQLVNNEMFVCHTEEHDIIALIGDHQSSSTEGHYKLCTVYLDLAIEFGVKRIYTLGGFPTGQLTHSDEVLGAVNNTELIEELKEYGVDFKENEPGGGIVGASGLLLGLSKFRNIDSACLMGLTSGYLVDPKSAQSLLKVICKIFNIDIDVGPLEERAKEMEKIVARLKEVEQQQQGMPDMAATKDEDLRYIG; from the coding sequence ATGCAAGAGATAGAAGTAATTCGTGTAAAAGAAGATGTTCAGCTTAATGACCCCATACTGATAGTAGGACTTCCAGGCGTCGGACACGTTGGGAAGCTTGTCGCTGAGCACCTCGTCGAAGAGCTTGATGCAGAAAAGATACTTGAGATATATTCCCACTTTTTCCCACCTCAGGTTCTTGTAGACGAGAACAGTGAGATTCAGCTGGTCAATAATGAGATGTTCGTCTGCCACACAGAGGAACATGATATAATTGCCCTTATCGGAGACCACCAGAGCTCTTCCACAGAGGGACACTACAAACTATGCACGGTCTATCTGGACCTTGCCATTGAATTCGGAGTCAAGAGAATATATACTCTTGGAGGATTCCCCACAGGACAACTTACACATTCCGACGAGGTACTCGGAGCTGTCAATAACACGGAACTTATTGAGGAGCTTAAGGAGTACGGGGTCGATTTCAAGGAGAACGAACCCGGAGGAGGTATTGTAGGTGCATCAGGACTTCTGCTTGGACTCAGCAAGTTCAGGAACATAGATTCTGCATGCCTTATGGGACTTACCTCAGGATACCTCGTAGATCCAAAGAGTGCACAATCATTGCTCAAGGTCATTTGCAAGATATTCAATATCGATATTGACGTCGGACCTCTTGAAGAGCGTGCAAAGGAAATGGAGAAGATCGTTGCAAGGCTCAAGGAAGTTGAGCAGCAACAGCAGGGCATGCCGGACATGGCTGCTACAAAGGACGAAGACCTGAGATATATTGGCTAA
- a CDS encoding diadenylate cyclase — protein sequence MDSSKVVVSAAIRIAEELRSKAIIISGDVDQDQLDTSIPVYFAGRKQKNLIDHLVASSKTKEERSKEALDKLNQQAAGKIEHVENASAIEFMMNEVEEGTIVGIIESKDSYAIVIHDLAENHMVRMLKECEERISVELLRAVMKVAFDISSTGREGKQIGTAFIVGDVEEVMMRSHQMILNPYKGQQDDDRNILDRKNWESIKEFAQLDGVFVISEEGMVEAAGRYLDVDARDIEVDKGLGGRHVSAAAITRDTVSIAITVSESGGVMHIYMDGKELLYIGSAERAVRIN from the coding sequence CTGGACAGTTCAAAAGTAGTTGTCAGCGCTGCTATAAGGATTGCAGAAGAACTGCGATCGAAAGCTATAATAATCTCAGGGGATGTTGATCAGGACCAGCTAGATACATCTATCCCTGTCTATTTTGCGGGCCGTAAACAAAAGAATCTTATCGACCATCTGGTAGCAAGCAGCAAAACAAAAGAAGAAAGATCAAAAGAAGCCCTTGACAAGCTCAACCAGCAGGCTGCCGGAAAGATAGAACATGTTGAGAACGCCTCAGCCATCGAGTTCATGATGAACGAAGTCGAAGAAGGCACTATTGTCGGGATAATAGAGAGCAAGGACTCATACGCCATTGTGATCCATGACCTTGCTGAGAATCACATGGTAAGAATGCTGAAGGAATGTGAAGAAAGGATATCTGTTGAGCTATTAAGAGCTGTCATGAAGGTAGCTTTTGACATATCCAGCACAGGGCGTGAAGGAAAACAGATCGGAACTGCGTTCATAGTTGGTGACGTTGAAGAGGTCATGATGCGCTCACACCAGATGATACTCAATCCCTATAAAGGTCAGCAGGATGATGACAGGAACATACTTGACAGGAAGAACTGGGAATCCATCAAAGAATTCGCACAACTCGACGGAGTCTTCGTCATCTCTGAAGAAGGAATGGTAGAGGCTGCCGGCAGATATCTTGATGTGGATGCAAGGGACATTGAAGTGGACAAGGGACTTGGCGGACGTCATGTGTCAGCAGCAGCGATCACCAGAGATACAGTATCTATTGCAATAACAGTCTCAGAATCCGGCGGAGTGATGCACATCTACATGGATGGAAAAGAACTGCTGTATATCGGATCTGCGGAAAGGGCAGTTCGTATTAACTAA
- a CDS encoding 50S ribosomal protein L44e, with translation MKIPKRFRTHCPSCKKHTEHVVERVKKGKASSLTHIERQKKRQTGIGNSGKFSKVPGGDKPTKRIWLRYRCSECNKAHQRPCFRAKKFDFAE, from the coding sequence ATGAAGATTCCAAAGAGATTCAGAACACACTGCCCTTCATGCAAAAAACACACAGAGCATGTTGTTGAGAGAGTGAAGAAGGGTAAGGCATCGTCACTCACACACATCGAGAGACAGAAGAAACGCCAGACCGGTATCGGAAACAGCGGAAAGTTCTCAAAGGTGCCAGGTGGAGACAAGCCAACAAAGAGAATATGGCTCAGATACAGGTGCTCAGAATGTAACAAGGCACACCAGAGACCATGCTTCAGAGCAAAGAAATTCGACTTCGCGGAGTGA
- a CDS encoding translation initiation factor IF-2 subunit alpha translates to MDENIWPESGDFVVCTVKNVTDFGAYVTLEEFDGKEGFIHISEIKAGWVKYVRDHIREGQKVVCKVLNVDTSRRHIDLSLKDVNEHQKRAKIQDWKNEQKAAKWLQFVAEETGTSEEEMSKLKLKLFENFGSLYSAFEEAVINAEAAFGDLKMKKKLASSIVTVAQSNIKLPYVDIAGYVDLNCYLPDGIDIIKLALEAGNNVDKEEGVRVDISYTGAPRYRIKVIAPDYKLAEAVLKRSAKAAIDTIEHLGGKGEFHRHNDTVKV, encoded by the coding sequence ATGGATGAGAACATTTGGCCCGAAAGCGGGGATTTCGTCGTCTGTACCGTGAAGAACGTTACAGACTTCGGTGCTTACGTGACACTTGAGGAATTCGATGGAAAGGAAGGTTTTATCCACATATCGGAGATCAAGGCCGGATGGGTCAAGTATGTCAGAGACCATATACGTGAAGGCCAGAAGGTAGTCTGCAAGGTACTCAATGTAGACACCTCACGCCGCCACATAGACCTGTCCCTTAAGGATGTCAACGAGCACCAGAAACGTGCAAAGATACAGGACTGGAAGAACGAACAGAAAGCTGCAAAGTGGCTCCAGTTCGTTGCTGAGGAGACCGGAACCAGCGAAGAAGAGATGAGCAAACTGAAGCTCAAATTATTCGAGAATTTCGGCAGTCTCTATTCTGCGTTCGAAGAAGCAGTCATAAATGCTGAAGCTGCCTTCGGCGATCTTAAGATGAAGAAGAAGCTGGCATCAAGCATTGTCACGGTCGCTCAGAGCAACATCAAACTGCCTTACGTGGACATCGCAGGTTATGTAGACCTCAACTGTTATCTTCCTGATGGTATTGACATCATCAAGCTGGCCCTTGAAGCTGGAAATAATGTTGATAAGGAAGAAGGCGTCAGAGTGGACATCAGTTACACCGGTGCCCCAAGATATCGTATCAAAGTGATAGCTCCTGACTATAAGCTAGCAGAAGCTGTTTTGAAGAGATCTGCAAAAGCGGCTATCGATACCATTGAACATCTTGGTGGAAAGGGCGAGTTCCACAGACATAATGATACCGTAAAGGTGTGA
- the rqcH gene encoding ribosome rescue protein RqcH, whose translation MKKEMTSADVAALAFELSSGDTSIIDAKIAKIYQPADDEIRINLFVYNKGRDNLVIEAGKRAHMSQHLRPSPKLPQSFPMMLRKHIMAGRITFVKQYDFDRILEIGIVRGGVDTVLVIELFSPGNIVLLDSERKIILPMKPVTFKGRRVRSGEVYQYPEAQISPVDAGVEDLQEVFSGSDADVVRTIATRFNLGGVLAEEVCARSGVNKAEPTKDVGPEAIGSIITSLKDVFTPLLSGDLKPCVVKKDVKGEMQPFDVQPFELAIYKDNEKSPFPTFNAALDEFFGKKAAESVQEQVTAVKKEKVNVFERRLQKQEDAIKKFTKDAEKHTLVAESIYANYVEIEQIVGVLLQARDKGYSWDEIRSIIKKAKESVPAAKWIVSIDSAAGNIVLDLDGTKATVDIKLTVPQNAQIYYDKAKKLTKKKDGALKAIEDTKLAMQKKEKKASGRRKVSTKKYWYERFRWFTSSDGFLVVAGRDADTNEEIVKKYMEKRDIVFHTQVPGAPITVIKTMGKEVPEQTLQETAQFVVSYSSVWKSGQFSGDCYWIKPEQVSKTPESGEFLKKGSFVIRGERTYFRDVEVGAAVALELEGNTRVIGGPLSAVSKSGQHVVEVVPGKFNQNDIAKKIYKIYVDKLGEPNFVKQIASPDKIAMMLPPGESDIKVQ comes from the coding sequence ATGAAGAAAGAAATGACAAGTGCTGATGTAGCTGCCCTTGCATTTGAGCTCAGCTCCGGCGATACATCTATAATAGATGCCAAGATCGCAAAGATATACCAGCCTGCAGATGACGAGATCAGGATAAACCTCTTCGTTTACAACAAAGGAAGGGATAATCTGGTCATCGAGGCAGGGAAGCGAGCCCACATGAGCCAGCACCTGCGTCCAAGTCCTAAACTCCCTCAGTCGTTCCCTATGATGCTGAGGAAGCACATAATGGCAGGACGCATCACATTTGTCAAACAGTATGATTTTGACAGGATCCTTGAGATCGGTATTGTCCGTGGTGGTGTGGATACGGTCCTTGTGATCGAACTGTTCTCGCCTGGCAATATAGTTCTCCTGGATTCCGAGAGGAAAATAATACTCCCTATGAAACCAGTCACCTTCAAGGGCAGAAGGGTACGCAGTGGTGAGGTATACCAGTATCCTGAGGCACAGATAAGTCCTGTGGATGCAGGTGTTGAGGACCTTCAGGAAGTGTTCTCCGGCTCAGATGCTGACGTTGTCAGGACCATCGCTACAAGGTTCAATCTCGGTGGTGTGCTTGCAGAAGAGGTATGCGCAAGGTCCGGTGTAAATAAAGCGGAACCTACAAAGGATGTTGGTCCGGAAGCCATTGGATCTATAATTACATCTTTGAAGGATGTATTCACACCTCTTCTTTCAGGTGACCTGAAACCCTGTGTTGTCAAAAAGGATGTCAAAGGTGAGATGCAACCGTTCGATGTGCAACCCTTTGAGCTTGCTATCTATAAGGACAATGAGAAAAGCCCATTCCCAACATTCAATGCCGCTCTGGACGAGTTCTTCGGAAAGAAGGCAGCAGAGTCTGTTCAGGAACAGGTGACAGCTGTCAAGAAAGAAAAAGTGAACGTATTTGAACGTCGTCTTCAGAAACAGGAAGATGCGATAAAGAAGTTCACAAAGGATGCTGAGAAGCATACCCTTGTTGCTGAAAGTATCTATGCGAACTATGTTGAGATAGAGCAGATAGTAGGTGTCCTGCTTCAGGCTCGTGATAAAGGCTATTCATGGGATGAGATCCGTTCCATTATCAAAAAGGCGAAGGAATCGGTCCCCGCTGCAAAGTGGATAGTCAGTATAGATTCAGCAGCAGGTAATATCGTTCTTGACCTTGATGGAACGAAGGCCACGGTTGATATCAAACTCACCGTTCCGCAGAATGCCCAGATATATTATGATAAGGCCAAGAAGCTCACAAAGAAGAAGGACGGAGCACTCAAGGCTATCGAGGACACGAAACTTGCCATGCAGAAGAAGGAGAAGAAGGCATCTGGCAGGAGAAAGGTCAGTACCAAGAAGTACTGGTATGAGCGTTTCAGATGGTTCACATCCTCGGATGGTTTCCTTGTGGTGGCAGGAAGGGATGCGGATACCAACGAGGAGATCGTTAAGAAATACATGGAAAAGCGCGATATAGTGTTCCATACCCAGGTTCCCGGAGCTCCTATCACGGTTATCAAGACCATGGGTAAGGAAGTGCCGGAGCAGACATTACAGGAAACAGCGCAGTTCGTGGTCTCGTATTCAAGTGTCTGGAAATCCGGGCAGTTCAGCGGTGACTGTTACTGGATAAAGCCGGAACAGGTATCAAAGACCCCTGAATCCGGTGAGTTCCTCAAAAAAGGTTCCTTTGTTATCCGTGGCGAACGTACTTATTTCAGGGATGTAGAGGTCGGTGCGGCAGTGGCTCTTGAGCTTGAAGGCAATACTCGTGTCATAGGTGGTCCGCTGTCGGCGGTAAGCAAATCCGGGCAACATGTTGTAGAGGTTGTTCCGGGTAAGTTCAACCAGAACGACATAGCGAAAAAGATATACAAAATATACGTCGATAAGTTAGGGGAGCCAAATTTCGTAAAGCAGATAGCTTCTCCTGATAAGATCGCTATGATGCTTCCACCGGGTGAATCCGATATAAAGGTTCAGTGA